The Sagittula stellata E-37 sequence TGTATAACAGTGACGATGAATATGTGATGCGGGCGGCGGTGATCCTCCCCGCGAGCAACGAGGCGGCGCTGATCGGCGACTGCCTTTCGGCGCTTGTCGCGTCCGACTGGGACGGTCCGGGCGGCGTGTCGGTCGTGGTGGTGGCGAACGGCTGCACGGACCGGACGGCGGAACGGGCGCGCGACTTTGCCGGGGCCTTCGCCGCGAAGGACTGGCGGCTGACGGTGCTGGAGCTGTCGGAGGGTGGCAAGCTGGGCGCGCTCAACGCGGGCGACGCGGCGACGCGGGCGCCGGTGCGGCTGTACCTCGACGCCGACGTGACGGTGGGGCCGGGCGTGGTGCAGCAGGTGGTGGAGGCGCTGGAGGTCGATGCCCCGCGCTATGCCAGCGGCCGGCTGCAGATCGCGGCGGAGGGTGCGGTGTCGCGTGCCTACGCCCGGATCTGGCGCCAGATGCCTTTCATGGCGGCTGGCGTGCCGGGATGTGGTCTTTTTGCGGTCAACGCCGCGGGACGCGCACGCTGGAGGACCTTTCCGGACATCATTTCCGATGACACCTTCGTGCGGTTGAACTTCACTCCGGAGGAGCGGGTGGGCGTCGATGCCGCCTACCGCTGGCCTATCGCCGAGGGTTTTTCCCGGCTCGTGCGTGTAAGACGCAGGCAGGATGCCGGCGTCGAGGAGATCGAGCGGATGTACCCGCACTTGCTGAAGAACGACGACAAGGTGCCGCTGGGAACGGGCGACCGGGTGCGCTTGGCGCTGCGCGACCCGCTGGGCTTTGGCGTCTACGCCGGTGTGGCGCTGGCGGTGAAGGCCACGCGCGGGCGGCAGAGCGGCTGGAGTCGCGGGCGATGATCGCGCTGACAAAGCTGCGCGGCGGCTCGCTGGGTGCACGGGTCATGCGCTCTTCCCTGCTGACGGTGGGGGGCTTCGGCTTCAGCCAGATGGTGCGGCTGGCGTCGAACCTGATCCTGACGCGGCTGCTGTTCCCCGAGGCCTTCGGCCTGATGGCGCTGGTGATGGTCTTCCTGATGGGCCTGCACCAGTTCAGCGACGTGGGCGTGGTGCCCGCCATCATGCAGTCGAAGCGCGGCGACGACCGCGAATTCCTGGAAACGGCGTGGACCATGCAGGTGGTGCGCGGTTTTGGCCTTTGGGTCGTGGCCTGCGGGCTGGCGTGGCCGGCGTCGCAGTTCTTCGATGCGCCGGAACTGGCACAGATGCTGCCCGTGGCTGCGCTGACGCTGGTGATCGACGGCTTCAGGCCGACCAAGATGGTCACCGCGAACCGCCACCTGATGCTGGAGCGGGTGACTCTGCTGGACCTGTTCACGCAGGTGTCCGGCATCGTGGTCGCGATCCTGCTTGCGTGGTGGTGGGGCAGCGTCTGGGCGCTGGTCGCCTCGGCGATCATCGGGTCCTGCGTGCAGCTTTACGTCAACAACCGGTTTCTGCCGGGCGCGCGCGATCACCTGCGCTGGGACCGGAGCGCCGCGAACGAGCTGATCCATTTCGGGAAATGGGTCTTCCTCGCCACCGTCTGCGGCTTTCTCTACAATCAGGCCGACAAGATCCTGATGGGCAAGTTCCTGCCCCTGGACGTATTCGGCGTCTACAACATCGGCTTCTTCTGGGCGTCCTTCCCGATGATGCTGGGCTACATGGTGACGCAGAAGATCCTGATCCCCATATACCGGGAGGCCCCGCCGCGCGCGAGCGCCGCGAACTTTGCCAAGCTGCGCAAGATGCGGGTGATCGTGACAAGCATGCTGATGGTCTTTGTCGGGATCTTCTCGGTGCTGGGCGTGTGGCTTGTGGGGATGCTGTACGACGACCGGTATGCTGCGGCGGGGGCGGTGGCCGTGGTGCTGGCCTGCGCGCAAATGCCGGTTCTGATCGTCATGACGTACGACCAGGCCGCGCTGGCGGCGGGCGATTCGCGGCGGTTCTTCTACCTGGCGCTGGCGCGCGCCGTGCTGATCTGGATCGGCCTGATCGTCGGCGTCTGGGAGCACGGGCTGCTGGGTGCGCTGATCGGCATGGGCCTTGCCTACCTCGCCGCCTACCCGGCGGTGGTCTGGCTGGCGCGGCGCATGGGCGCGTGGGACGCGGTGCACGATGCGGGTTTCGCTTTGGTTGCATTGTGCCTAACATCAATCGCGCTGTGGGTGAATTGGGGTGCAATTACGGCACTGGCTGCCATGTGACCCACCCCTTCGGATAGTCGTTTGTCGGCGGGGCACGCCGGGATTCGATGAAGGGTGCCTCATTGTGCAGCGATCAAAGACAAGACCCCCGCGAATCAGACTATTTGCGGGGTGTTTACCTAAAAATCGCCGCATTCACCGCGCAGAGACTGTCGGGAGAGGTGGCGTAGTGAAGGGCACGGTGTTTTGGGCATGACGGACGCATTCAGTGAAAACGACATCGCGATCGTGGGGATGGCGGCGCATCTTCCCGGGGCGGCAGACATCGACGCCTACTGGCGCAATCTGCGTGACGGGGTGTCCTCCATACGGCGTCTGTCGGAAGAGGAACTGCGCGAGGCGGGCGAAGATCCCGGCCTGATGCGCCACCGCGACTATGTGCCGTTCGCCGCGCCGCTCGGCGGGTTCGAGATGTTCGACGCGGACTTCTACGGGCTGTCGCCCAAGGACGCGGGCGTGATGGATCCGCAGCACCGCCAGTTCCTGGAGTGCGCCTGGGAGGCGCTGGAGACCGCGGGCCACGTGCCCGAGGGCTTCGACGGCCGGATCGGCGTCTTCGCCGGCTGCGGGATGGGGTCGTATTTCTACTTCAACGTCTGTTCGAACCCGGATCTCGTGGACAGCACGGGGATGTTCCTGCTGCGCCACACCGGGAACGACAAGGATTTCATGACGACGCGCCTGTCGCACATCCTGAACCTGAAGGGCCCTTCGGTGAACCTTCAGACGGCGTGTTCGACCTCGCTCGTGGCGGTGCACTACGGGGTGCAGGCGCTGTTGAACGGCGAATGCGACATGGTGCTTGCGGGCGGCGTGACGATCGAGCTGCCGCAGAACCGCGGCTATCTTTACCGAGAGAACGAGATTCTCAGCCCCGACGGCGCCTGCCATGCGTTCGATCACCGGGCGCAGGGCACGGTGTTCGGGTCGGGCGCGGGTGTCGTGGTGCTGCGCCGCATGGCGGATGCGGTGGCCGACGGCGATCACATCTGGGCGGTCATCAAGGGCACGGCGGTCAACAACGACGGCTCGGCCAAGGCGGGCTACCTCGCGCCGTCGGTGGAAGGGCAGGCAGAGGCCATCGCCGAGGCGCAGGCGGTGGCGGGCGTCACCTCGGACACGGTGGATTACGTGGAATGCCACGGCACCGGCACGTATCTGGGCGATCCCATCGAGGTCGCCGCCCTGACGGAAGCCTTCCACGAGACATCGGATGCGGTGGGCCATTGCCGCATCGGGTCGGTCAAGACCAACATCGGCCACCTCGACACGGCGGCGGGCGTGGCGTCGCTGGTGAAGGCGTCGCTGGCGCTGCACCACCGGCAGATGCCGCCGTCGCTGGGCTACGAGAAGCCGAACCCGGCCATCGGGTTCGAGGGCTCGCCCTTCGTGGTGAACGACCGCCTGACGGCATGGGAGCGCGGATCGCATCCGCGCCGCGCCGGGGTGAACTCGCTCGGCGTGGGCGGGACCAATGCGCACGTTGTGCTGGAGGAAGCGCCGGAGATCGCCAGCGAAGAGAGCGACTGGCCGTTCCAGATCCTCACCGTCTCGGGCCGGACGAAGGCCGCGCTGGAGGACAACGCGGCCCGGCTGGCGGCGCATCTGCGCGCGCATCCGGAACAGAAGCTGGCGGATGTGGCCTACACGCTGCGCGAAGGGCGCCGGGCGTTCGAAAAGCGCATGGTTGTGGTCGCCGAAACCCACGAGCAGGCGGCGCGCTATCTGGACGGCGACGCGCGGCGGCGGCACCTGCACGAGGCGCTTGAACGGCCCGAGGTGGTCTTCATGTTCCCCGGCGGCGGCGCGCAATACGCGGGCATGGCGCGCGACCTCTACGAGACGGAGCCGGTCTTTGCCGAGTGGATGGACCGCGGGCTGGAGCATCTGGCAGAGCTAGAGGCCGGGGTCGCGGGCGGTCTGGCGGCAGAGAAGGCGGAGGCGTTGCGCGCCCTGTGGTTGCCGGAGGGCGATGCCGCCGAGGCGGACCGGGCGCTGCTGCGGCCCTCGGTGCAGCTTCCGCTGATCATGATCACCGAATACGCGCTGGCGCAGATGTGGATGGGCTGGGGTGTGACACCCGTGGCGCTGACCGGCCATTCCATGGGCGAGAACACCGCCGCCTGCCTTGCGGGCGTGATGACCTTCGAGGCCTGCATCGGTCTGGTGCACCTGCGCGGACGGCTGTTCGACACGGTGGAGCCGGGCGGGATGCTGTCGGTCGCGCTGTCGGCGGACGCCCTGCGCCCCATGCTGGGCGAGACGCTGGACCTTGCGGTTGTGAACGGCGCGGGACTGTCGGTGGCCTCCGGCCCGGTGGCCGCGCTGGAAGACCTGCGCGCCCGGCTTGAGCGCGACGGCATCGATTGTCAGCGGATCGGCATCGACGTGGCGGCGCACAGCCGGATGCTTGAGCCGATCCTGGAAGAGTTCGGCGCCTACCTGCGCGGGCTGGAGCTGCGCGCTCCGGTGTTGCCGCTGACGTCGAACGTGACGGGCAAGCGGATGACCGATGCGCAGGCCACCGACCCGCACTACTGGGTGGCCCACCTGCGCAGCACGGTGCTGTTCGGCGATTGCATCGGCGCGGTGGCGGACGAGGGGCGCGTGTTCCTTGAGGTCGGACCGGGCAAGGCGCTGTCCTCGCTGGCGCGGCAGCATCCGGACGTGGCGGCGCAGGCCGTGCTGTCCAGCCTGCGGCACCGCGACGAGGACGTGCCCGACGACCGGTTCATGTTCGAGGTGCTGGGGCGGCTGGCCGCGCTGGGCGTCGATATCGACTGGGGCCAGGTCTGGGGCGCGGCGCGGCGCAAGCGCGTGGTCCTGCCGACCTACGCCTTCCAGCGGCAAAGCTATTTCATCGCGCCGGGCACCGCGCGCGAACAGGGCACGAGCTACCTGATGCGCAGCGACGAGATCGCGGAGTGGGGCTGGAAACCCGTCTGGCGTCCGCGTGCGGCAGAGGTCGAGGTCGACGTGGCGCACGGGCTGGAAGACGCGGAGCGGCAGGTCTGGCTGGTGTTCCGCGACGAGGCGGGCGTGGGGTCCCGCGTGTCGGCCCGCCTGCGCACCGCCGGTCACGACGTGGTGGAGGTCCGCCCCGGCGACGCCTTTGCCCGATTGCCGGACGGCAACTACGTGGTGGCGCCGGAACGTGGGCGCGAAGCCTATGACCTGCTGGTCGCCGACCTTTCCGCCCGGGGGCTGCTGCCCACCCGCATCGCGCATCTGTGGCTTCTGACGGAGGGCGAGGGGCACCGGCCCGGGTCGTCCTTCTTCCACCGGGTGCAGGAGCAGGGGTTCTACGCGCTGCTTTTCCTTGCCCAGGCGCTGGAGGCCGAGAATTCGCCGCGGCCGCTGCATCTGACGGTGGTGACCAACGGCGCGGCCCGGCTGCGCGACGAACCTTTGCCCTACCCGGCGAAGGCCACCATCGCCGGTCCGGCACGGGTCATGCCGAAGGAGCTGTCCGGGGTGACGGTCTCCACGCTCGACGTGGTGCTGCCCGTGGCCGAAGACGCGCCGTTCTGGGCGCACGGCAAGGCAGAGGCGGCCCGGACGGCGGCGCTGGACGTGCTCGACATGCGGGTGCTGGAGGAACTGCTGGCAGAGCCGGACAACCGCATCGCCGCGCTGCGCGGCGACCGGCGGTACGAATGCGCGATGAAGCCGGTGGCGCTGCCTCCGGCCACGGAGGTGCCCGAGGGCGGCGTGGTGCTGATCACCGGCGGCTTCGGCGGCATCGGCCTGACGCTGGCGGGCGATCTCGCCAGCCGCGGGGCGAAACTGGCGCTTCTGGCGCGAAAGGCCCTGCCGGAGCGGTCGGAATGGGACGACTACCTGATGCGGCACGCGCCGCAGGACCCGAGCGCGCGGCGCATCCGCGCCGTCATGGCGCTGGAAGCGCAGGGCGCGGAGGTCATGGTGCTGGCCGGTGACGTCTGTAACGCCGCGCGGGTGCGCGAGGTGCGCGCCGAGGTCGAGAAGGCCTTTGGCCGGATCACCGGCATCGTGCATGGCGCGGGCGTGATCGACGACGCGCCGATGCTGGCCAAGACCCCGGCCAGTGTCGAGGACGTGTTCACGCCGAAGATCCACGGCACCGACGTGCTGGGCGAGGTCTTTCCCGACGGCGATGCCGACTGGATGGTGCTGTTCGCTTCGTCCTCGACCGTGACGGCGCCCGCCGGGCAGGTGGATTACGTCGCCGCGAACGAATTCCTCAACGCCTTTGCGCAGGCGCGATCCGGCAAGACCCGGGTCGTGGCGCTGAACTGGGGCATCTGGAACGAGGTGGGCATGGCGGCAGAGGCCGTGGCCGCCCGCACCGGAGACCTGCCGAAGGCGCCGGTGACGAATGTGGCGCTGCCGATGCTCGACACTGCCACCTTCGACGATCTGGGCAACCGCGTCTTCCGCGCCGACTGGTCCGTCGACGACTGGTGGATCGGAGAGCACCGGACCCGCGCGGGCGACGCGCTGCTGCCCGGCACAGGCTACCTGACGCTGGCCGCGCACGCCCTGCGCGCCCATCGGGAGGACGGCCCCTTTGAGGTGCGCGACCTGAACTTCCTGCGGCCCCTGAAGGTGGCGGAGCAGGGCACGCGCGAGGTCAAGGTGCGGCTGGAACGGACGGATTCGGGCTATGACTTCGCGGTTCTGGCGAATGTGAGCCTGAACGGACGGCAGGGCTATGCCGCCCATGCCGAAGGGGCGCTGTCGCTGATGCCGCTGGCCCGGCCCGAGGCGCTGGACCTCGATGCGATCCGCGCGCGCTGCACGCTGAAACGCGATGGCGACGGCGGCAAGATGACCGCCGCGCAGGAGGTCCACCTGGCCTTCGGTCCGCGCTGGAAGGTGCTGGACCGCACGGCGCTGGGCCGGGGCGAGGGCATCGCGGAACTGTCGCTGGGCGCCGTGGCACAGGACGACCGCTGCATTCTGCACCCGGCGCTGCTGGACATCGCCACAGGCTGGGCGATGGATCTGATCGAAGGCTACCAGGCGATGCACCTGTGGGTGCCGGTGCGCTATGCCTCGGTCAAGGTGCACGCGCCGCTGCCCGACCGGATCGTGTCCTGGGTGCGCAACGCCGCCGAGAACCGCGCCGACCGCACGTCGGCCTCCTTCGACGTGACGCTGTGCGACATGGACGGGACCGTGGTGGCAGAGGTGAAGGGCTTCACCATCCGCAAGCTGGACAGCCCGGACGCCTTGTCGGCCACGCGCCTGACATCTGCGGAGGTGGAGTTCGACGAACCCGGCACCGCGCACGCCCTGTCGCCCGCCGAGGAACGGCTGGCCCACAACCTGTCGCAGGGCATCCTGCCCGACGAAGGGGCGGAGGCGTTCCGCCGCGTGCTGGCCTCGGGCGAGCGGCAGGTGGTCGTGTCCTCGATGGATCTGCCGTCGCTGGTCCGGCAGGCGGAGGTTGTCGAAAGCACGGCGGCCCAGTCCTTCGACCGGCCGCAACTGGACAGCGACTTCGTCGCGCCGGAGGGCGAGATCGAGGTGCGGCTGGCGGGCTTCTGGCAGGACCTTCTGGGCGTGTCGAACGTGGGCGTCGAGGACAGTTTCTTCGATCTCGGGGGGCATTCGCTGATCGCGGTGCGCCTGTTCGCCATGGTCAAGAAGGCGTTCCGCGTCGACTTCCCGATATCCGTGCTGTTCGAGGCGCCGACGATCCGCGCCTGCGCCCGGCTGATCGAGGCGGAGATCGGCCCGGTCGGCGGCGATACGCCGGACGTGCAGGCCGCGCCGGTGCGGCGGTTCAAGCACCTCGTCGCCATGCACGACGGCGACGGTGGCGCGCGGCAGCCGTTCTTCCTGATCGCGGGCATGTTCGGCAACGTGCTGAACCTGCGCCACCTTGCGCATCTGCTGGGCACCGACCGGCCCTTCTACGGCGTGCAGGCGCGTGGGCTGTACGGTGGCGAGGCGCCGCACGAGACGATCGAAGAGGCGGCCCGCGACTATATCGCCGAGATCCGGCAGGTGCAGCCTGAGGG is a genomic window containing:
- a CDS encoding glycosyltransferase → MYNSDDEYVMRAAVILPASNEAALIGDCLSALVASDWDGPGGVSVVVVANGCTDRTAERARDFAGAFAAKDWRLTVLELSEGGKLGALNAGDAATRAPVRLYLDADVTVGPGVVQQVVEALEVDAPRYASGRLQIAAEGAVSRAYARIWRQMPFMAAGVPGCGLFAVNAAGRARWRTFPDIISDDTFVRLNFTPEERVGVDAAYRWPIAEGFSRLVRVRRRQDAGVEEIERMYPHLLKNDDKVPLGTGDRVRLALRDPLGFGVYAGVALAVKATRGRQSGWSRGR
- a CDS encoding type I polyketide synthase; the encoded protein is MTDAFSENDIAIVGMAAHLPGAADIDAYWRNLRDGVSSIRRLSEEELREAGEDPGLMRHRDYVPFAAPLGGFEMFDADFYGLSPKDAGVMDPQHRQFLECAWEALETAGHVPEGFDGRIGVFAGCGMGSYFYFNVCSNPDLVDSTGMFLLRHTGNDKDFMTTRLSHILNLKGPSVNLQTACSTSLVAVHYGVQALLNGECDMVLAGGVTIELPQNRGYLYRENEILSPDGACHAFDHRAQGTVFGSGAGVVVLRRMADAVADGDHIWAVIKGTAVNNDGSAKAGYLAPSVEGQAEAIAEAQAVAGVTSDTVDYVECHGTGTYLGDPIEVAALTEAFHETSDAVGHCRIGSVKTNIGHLDTAAGVASLVKASLALHHRQMPPSLGYEKPNPAIGFEGSPFVVNDRLTAWERGSHPRRAGVNSLGVGGTNAHVVLEEAPEIASEESDWPFQILTVSGRTKAALEDNAARLAAHLRAHPEQKLADVAYTLREGRRAFEKRMVVVAETHEQAARYLDGDARRRHLHEALERPEVVFMFPGGGAQYAGMARDLYETEPVFAEWMDRGLEHLAELEAGVAGGLAAEKAEALRALWLPEGDAAEADRALLRPSVQLPLIMITEYALAQMWMGWGVTPVALTGHSMGENTAACLAGVMTFEACIGLVHLRGRLFDTVEPGGMLSVALSADALRPMLGETLDLAVVNGAGLSVASGPVAALEDLRARLERDGIDCQRIGIDVAAHSRMLEPILEEFGAYLRGLELRAPVLPLTSNVTGKRMTDAQATDPHYWVAHLRSTVLFGDCIGAVADEGRVFLEVGPGKALSSLARQHPDVAAQAVLSSLRHRDEDVPDDRFMFEVLGRLAALGVDIDWGQVWGAARRKRVVLPTYAFQRQSYFIAPGTAREQGTSYLMRSDEIAEWGWKPVWRPRAAEVEVDVAHGLEDAERQVWLVFRDEAGVGSRVSARLRTAGHDVVEVRPGDAFARLPDGNYVVAPERGREAYDLLVADLSARGLLPTRIAHLWLLTEGEGHRPGSSFFHRVQEQGFYALLFLAQALEAENSPRPLHLTVVTNGAARLRDEPLPYPAKATIAGPARVMPKELSGVTVSTLDVVLPVAEDAPFWAHGKAEAARTAALDVLDMRVLEELLAEPDNRIAALRGDRRYECAMKPVALPPATEVPEGGVVLITGGFGGIGLTLAGDLASRGAKLALLARKALPERSEWDDYLMRHAPQDPSARRIRAVMALEAQGAEVMVLAGDVCNAARVREVRAEVEKAFGRITGIVHGAGVIDDAPMLAKTPASVEDVFTPKIHGTDVLGEVFPDGDADWMVLFASSSTVTAPAGQVDYVAANEFLNAFAQARSGKTRVVALNWGIWNEVGMAAEAVAARTGDLPKAPVTNVALPMLDTATFDDLGNRVFRADWSVDDWWIGEHRTRAGDALLPGTGYLTLAAHALRAHREDGPFEVRDLNFLRPLKVAEQGTREVKVRLERTDSGYDFAVLANVSLNGRQGYAAHAEGALSLMPLARPEALDLDAIRARCTLKRDGDGGKMTAAQEVHLAFGPRWKVLDRTALGRGEGIAELSLGAVAQDDRCILHPALLDIATGWAMDLIEGYQAMHLWVPVRYASVKVHAPLPDRIVSWVRNAAENRADRTSASFDVTLCDMDGTVVAEVKGFTIRKLDSPDALSATRLTSAEVEFDEPGTAHALSPAEERLAHNLSQGILPDEGAEAFRRVLASGERQVVVSSMDLPSLVRQAEVVESTAAQSFDRPQLDSDFVAPEGEIEVRLAGFWQDLLGVSNVGVEDSFFDLGGHSLIAVRLFAMVKKAFRVDFPISVLFEAPTIRACARLIEAEIGPVGGDTPDVQAAPVRRFKHLVAMHDGDGGARQPFFLIAGMFGNVLNLRHLAHLLGTDRPFYGVQARGLYGGEAPHETIEEAARDYIAEIRQVQPEGPYMLGGFSGGGITAYEVARQLEAAGQAVSLVVMLDTPLPQRRPLSLTDRLIIQGHKAREKGLSYPFVWAKNRIAWEFAKRRQTGVTEEPHGFHNAEIEAAFYRAIAAYNVHPWDGRLVLYRPPLSGKWKVSGGRLVNSERTYVLEDNDWRSVAPQVEVHEVPGDHDSMVLEPNVRVLAALMRDAIEAAEVAPLGGGEVVRFPGHAAE
- a CDS encoding oligosaccharide flippase family protein yields the protein MIALTKLRGGSLGARVMRSSLLTVGGFGFSQMVRLASNLILTRLLFPEAFGLMALVMVFLMGLHQFSDVGVVPAIMQSKRGDDREFLETAWTMQVVRGFGLWVVACGLAWPASQFFDAPELAQMLPVAALTLVIDGFRPTKMVTANRHLMLERVTLLDLFTQVSGIVVAILLAWWWGSVWALVASAIIGSCVQLYVNNRFLPGARDHLRWDRSAANELIHFGKWVFLATVCGFLYNQADKILMGKFLPLDVFGVYNIGFFWASFPMMLGYMVTQKILIPIYREAPPRASAANFAKLRKMRVIVTSMLMVFVGIFSVLGVWLVGMLYDDRYAAAGAVAVVLACAQMPVLIVMTYDQAALAAGDSRRFFYLALARAVLIWIGLIVGVWEHGLLGALIGMGLAYLAAYPAVVWLARRMGAWDAVHDAGFALVALCLTSIALWVNWGAITALAAM